From a single Collibacillus ludicampi genomic region:
- a CDS encoding ANTAR domain-containing response regulator: protein MIPHTVLFVGDREGWGLLPALVHKLGYTAHYVNREQIKRWRDKPVHIAIVSSKDQHLSEILRELSDYPFATVLFVSDELIDITRQLVDETHTVDGIVTEEMGEIQLRMVLEVAMMNNARLQRLKGEVMELQETLVARKTIERAKGFLMNWCGLSESDAYQKMRTQAMKDQRPLREVAKSVLLVSELLGKSRMRTGCEADGNGLGGISGEAGANESS, encoded by the coding sequence ATGATTCCGCATACCGTTCTCTTCGTGGGGGATAGAGAGGGGTGGGGACTACTCCCCGCCCTTGTTCATAAACTTGGATATACCGCTCACTATGTAAACCGGGAACAGATCAAAAGATGGCGGGATAAACCCGTTCATATAGCCATCGTTTCGAGCAAAGATCAACATCTTTCAGAGATATTGAGGGAACTATCTGATTATCCCTTCGCAACGGTCTTGTTTGTTTCGGATGAGTTGATCGACATCACCAGACAACTCGTGGATGAGACACATACGGTCGATGGAATTGTCACGGAAGAAATGGGTGAAATACAGTTACGAATGGTGCTAGAAGTTGCGATGATGAACAACGCCCGTTTGCAACGCCTAAAAGGGGAAGTGATGGAATTACAGGAGACTCTTGTAGCAAGGAAGACTATCGAGAGAGCCAAAGGGTTCCTCATGAACTGGTGCGGGCTTTCCGAATCTGACGCGTATCAAAAAATGCGTACACAGGCGATGAAGGATCAACGCCCTTTAAGGGAAGTGGCAAAAAGCGTCCTCTTGGTGTCTGAGTTGTTGGGAAAGTCAAGAATGCGAACGGGATGTGAAGCGGATGGGAACGGTCTTGGAGGAATTTCTGGAGAGGCTGGAGCAAACGAATCATCCTGA
- a CDS encoding exonuclease domain-containing protein, whose protein sequence is MADWRSFFGRMFDSTGVMGLFGAANSRNLQVEAQVRDLLREARRKDLWDQKLDSLRYVVLDTETTGFNPTEDMILSIGAVEMNGTVICEGKTYHSYISLPARKEIPETITELTGISMETIADAPSLKKVLQEFLTFAGDAVLVAHHALHEMRFLQAAFRRTFRADFSHRFIDTARVAQIIGGRERIMTLDELASVYGIPLHGRHTAIGDAWITGRVWSCLLQESKKMGIRSLGELLECVSRGFFK, encoded by the coding sequence ATGGCGGATTGGCGTTCCTTTTTTGGACGGATGTTTGACTCAACGGGTGTTATGGGGCTATTTGGCGCGGCGAACAGTCGAAATCTGCAGGTGGAAGCGCAAGTGCGCGATTTGTTGAGGGAAGCGAGGAGGAAAGATTTGTGGGATCAGAAGCTGGATTCACTCCGTTATGTGGTGTTGGATACGGAGACAACAGGCTTCAATCCTACAGAGGATATGATTCTGTCCATAGGGGCTGTTGAGATGAACGGGACGGTCATTTGTGAAGGAAAGACGTACCACTCGTATATATCCTTGCCTGCACGAAAAGAGATTCCGGAAACGATCACAGAACTCACGGGAATCTCGATGGAAACGATCGCTGACGCCCCTTCGCTGAAAAAGGTATTGCAAGAGTTTTTAACATTTGCGGGAGATGCTGTTCTCGTCGCCCATCATGCGCTTCATGAGATGCGATTTTTACAGGCCGCTTTCCGAAGAACCTTCCGTGCCGACTTCTCGCATCGATTTATTGATACGGCCCGTGTCGCGCAAATCATTGGAGGAAGGGAACGCATCATGACACTCGATGAACTGGCTTCCGTCTATGGAATTCCGCTCCATGGCAGACATACGGCGATCGGCGATGCATGGATCACGGGCAGGGTCTGGTCATGCCTTCTGCAAGAGAGCAAGAAGATGGGAATTCGTTCACTCGGGGAATTGTTGGAATGTGTAAGTCGCGGCTTTTTTAAATGA
- a CDS encoding EAL domain-containing protein, which yields MESIQIGWFLQTWLLSAQVFSTREFSLLAVRRFLPRIAPWFTIVLIPLGFAFDGIHLHFHISIGIMGVLYTTVYVLRSEKWEPIAFATTIFLSLVGMNFWQYGNASRVWICAFLLVCLMVVISVILKRFRSAKGVTFASLISVLTELGFDVAWGNKFDAVVVAAMMAIMSGMYVEFRARHDRLVQETHEAVQYDVLTHALTRRGLASWLQETKARGQNEGIIAFCDLDNFKWINDTWGHEVGDRVLQEFVNRIRNGLRANDAVARFGGDEFQIWIPLQDASVAEQIVDRLHRLATEGEYPVLKKDEGLKIGVSIGWTYGPLNEETANQADYALLSAKKSGKNCIMKSSRCQELIRQNRRNEDPHLFWLTNIALSLWRESHYPFVLTDRDGRILVTNEAYEHLVGRTRDELRGAKPGMNSANKTPMKVYQSMWANLSHGKPWSGCLLNRREDGTEWWEVAELFPVVLSGQIVGYWGMVQELNNARFPHSTNRNNYSWHGEIEWAFQPIVDADSQTPIGYEALARPKWGSEFVGPDTFFRIAERFDFCSQADWDCLESLLKRLLELSWPNGNRLFLNVYAGTLRDTERIRNWLERLYKQHPRIICVFEILEHHVDSIDIHAWNQLQAEFPMIELAQDDFGVGEQDLMRLMTVKPDWIKLDRQWVTMAEQPESKELLYSIADWAASQDIRIIIEGIETLEQSQIYQRLGIQHQQGYFWSRPQKELPQLNYVNP from the coding sequence GTGGAGAGTATCCAAATCGGATGGTTTCTACAGACGTGGCTTTTGTCCGCACAGGTGTTTTCTACACGTGAATTTTCCCTATTAGCCGTCCGTCGGTTTCTACCCAGAATAGCACCGTGGTTCACCATTGTCCTTATTCCTCTAGGCTTTGCGTTCGATGGGATACACCTACACTTCCATATTTCTATTGGTATCATGGGTGTCTTATACACAACAGTATACGTATTACGGTCGGAAAAGTGGGAGCCTATCGCCTTCGCTACAACCATATTCCTCTCTCTCGTTGGTATGAACTTTTGGCAGTATGGGAATGCCTCACGTGTTTGGATTTGTGCATTTCTTTTAGTCTGTCTCATGGTAGTCATTTCAGTCATTCTCAAACGATTTCGGTCTGCTAAGGGAGTAACATTCGCGAGTTTAATCAGTGTACTTACGGAGCTTGGGTTTGATGTCGCTTGGGGAAACAAATTTGATGCCGTGGTCGTTGCGGCTATGATGGCCATCATGTCAGGTATGTACGTGGAATTTCGTGCTCGGCACGATCGACTTGTTCAAGAAACGCATGAAGCTGTGCAATACGATGTACTCACTCACGCACTGACACGTCGAGGACTTGCATCATGGCTCCAAGAGACGAAAGCCAGAGGACAGAACGAAGGTATTATCGCCTTTTGCGATCTCGATAACTTCAAATGGATAAATGATACATGGGGTCACGAAGTCGGGGATCGTGTTTTACAAGAGTTTGTCAATAGAATTCGTAATGGACTACGCGCTAATGATGCCGTAGCGCGATTTGGTGGGGACGAATTTCAAATATGGATTCCACTGCAAGACGCGAGCGTGGCCGAACAAATTGTGGACAGACTCCATCGTCTCGCGACAGAAGGCGAGTATCCGGTATTGAAGAAGGATGAAGGGCTTAAGATTGGGGTTTCCATCGGTTGGACTTACGGGCCATTAAATGAGGAGACTGCGAACCAAGCAGATTATGCTCTCCTGTCTGCTAAGAAATCCGGAAAGAACTGCATTATGAAATCTTCGCGATGCCAAGAATTGATACGTCAGAATAGAAGGAATGAAGATCCACATCTTTTTTGGCTTACAAACATTGCCCTGTCTTTATGGCGTGAATCTCACTATCCCTTTGTGCTTACAGACAGAGACGGACGTATTCTGGTAACAAACGAAGCGTATGAGCATCTAGTCGGTAGAACGCGGGACGAACTACGGGGAGCTAAGCCAGGTATGAATAGCGCAAACAAAACACCAATGAAGGTTTACCAAAGTATGTGGGCCAATCTTTCGCACGGAAAGCCGTGGAGCGGTTGTTTGTTGAATCGCCGAGAAGATGGAACTGAATGGTGGGAGGTCGCCGAGCTTTTCCCGGTCGTTCTGTCCGGGCAGATTGTTGGCTATTGGGGTATGGTACAGGAACTAAACAATGCCAGGTTCCCACACTCGACAAATAGAAATAACTATTCTTGGCATGGAGAAATTGAATGGGCGTTTCAGCCCATTGTCGATGCTGACTCCCAAACTCCTATCGGGTATGAAGCACTCGCTAGACCTAAATGGGGGAGTGAATTTGTAGGCCCTGACACCTTCTTCAGAATTGCGGAGCGGTTCGATTTCTGTTCGCAAGCGGATTGGGATTGCTTGGAAAGCTTGCTGAAACGTCTGCTTGAACTTTCGTGGCCAAACGGGAACCGATTATTTTTGAATGTGTATGCAGGCACGCTACGAGATACTGAACGGATTCGTAACTGGTTAGAAAGACTGTATAAACAGCACCCTAGAATCATTTGCGTCTTTGAAATACTGGAACACCACGTTGATTCCATTGATATTCACGCTTGGAACCAGCTTCAGGCGGAGTTCCCTATGATTGAATTGGCACAAGATGATTTTGGAGTAGGGGAACAAGACTTAATGCGTTTAATGACGGTCAAGCCGGACTGGATTAAGTTAGACCGACAGTGGGTCACAATGGCGGAACAACCGGAGAGTAAGGAATTGTTGTATTCCATTGCAGACTGGGCAGCATCCCAGGACATTCGTATTATTATCGAAGGGATAGAAACCCTTGAGCAATCCCAAATCTATCAGCGTCTTGGTATTCAACATCAGCAAGGATACTTTTGGAGCAGACCACAAAAGGAATTGCCACAACTTAACTACGTGAATCCCTAA
- a CDS encoding phosphatase PAP2 family protein produces MFSYLFSLLIRFPENLFILGFSLLDHKDDRRTIPWSQFLWIGVPVLALIDWLWNKRSYPWLFLVNDYLGHFHHVWNWNPLFRMIPWNDGSLFRLYKTHWLTVWLQFAYSQAFVLNLWVAIIRSFLIKDVRKMLQYALGGFVLQMPVIIFFYHTVLLQEVWYVKGDPDGLMRGLTGQKLLNTVANCFPSMHTSVAFAILLLALQEKGPYFKWGMVFYCASVIYSTLYLEIHWVIDVIAGMALAYVAVRLSDIILNLVWNKGPKKLMSRLNK; encoded by the coding sequence ATGTTCAGCTACTTGTTTTCCCTTCTCATCCGTTTTCCTGAAAACCTGTTCATCCTAGGTTTTTCTTTGCTGGATCATAAAGATGACAGGCGCACGATTCCATGGTCACAATTTCTATGGATAGGGGTTCCCGTTCTTGCCCTTATCGATTGGTTGTGGAACAAACGCTCATACCCTTGGTTATTTCTTGTCAACGACTATCTCGGCCATTTTCATCATGTCTGGAATTGGAACCCTCTGTTTCGAATGATCCCTTGGAATGACGGTTCTTTATTCCGTTTGTATAAAACACACTGGTTGACCGTTTGGCTACAGTTTGCCTATTCGCAAGCATTTGTCCTGAATCTGTGGGTAGCGATTATCCGCAGTTTCCTGATTAAAGATGTTCGCAAGATGTTGCAATATGCTCTTGGCGGATTCGTGCTTCAAATGCCGGTTATTATCTTTTTCTATCATACGGTACTCTTGCAAGAGGTATGGTATGTCAAAGGAGATCCTGACGGCCTCATGCGCGGTCTCACCGGACAGAAGTTACTGAATACGGTAGCCAACTGTTTCCCCAGTATGCATACATCGGTCGCCTTCGCCATTTTACTGCTCGCTCTTCAGGAAAAAGGTCCTTATTTCAAATGGGGGATGGTTTTTTACTGCGCAAGTGTCATCTATTCAACTTTGTATTTGGAAATCCACTGGGTGATTGATGTCATCGCCGGCATGGCACTCGCTTACGTTGCCGTTCGACTTAGCGATATCATCCTGAACTTGGTATGGAATAAAGGTCCGAAAAAACTGATGAGCCGATTAAACAAATAA
- the galE gene encoding UDP-glucose 4-epimerase GalE has product MAVLVTGGAGYIGSHAVVELLAQGEEVIVLDNLQKGHRRAVMAETFYQGDVRDAELLEKIFTTHDVEAVIHFAADSLVGESVYEPLKYYDNNVVAAQRLLTKMKEHGVNKIVFSSTAATYGEPKHVPIRETDPTEPTNPYGETKLAIEKMLKWCDQAYGIKYVSLRYFNVAGAHADGLIGEDHDPETHLIPIVLQVALGQRDSISIFGDDYPTEDGTCIRDYIHVMDLANAHWLALKRLREAGESGIYNLGNGTGFSVKQVIETAREVTGHPIPARIAPRRAGDPAVLIASYDKAQNELGWVQRYDSLEEIIRTAWNWHKKNPKGYKS; this is encoded by the coding sequence ATGGCCGTATTGGTTACAGGAGGTGCCGGGTATATCGGCAGTCATGCGGTTGTAGAACTGCTTGCACAGGGAGAAGAAGTGATCGTGCTCGATAATTTGCAAAAAGGGCATCGACGCGCGGTGATGGCGGAAACTTTCTATCAAGGCGATGTTCGTGATGCGGAACTGCTTGAAAAGATATTTACGACCCATGACGTCGAGGCGGTCATTCACTTTGCAGCCGATTCACTCGTCGGTGAAAGTGTCTACGAACCTTTGAAGTACTATGATAACAACGTAGTAGCGGCTCAGCGGCTTCTTACAAAGATGAAGGAGCACGGCGTGAATAAGATCGTTTTTTCTTCGACAGCCGCCACCTACGGGGAGCCAAAACATGTCCCGATACGGGAGACAGATCCGACAGAACCAACAAACCCATATGGAGAGACGAAACTTGCAATCGAAAAAATGCTGAAATGGTGCGACCAAGCGTACGGAATTAAATATGTTTCGCTGCGTTATTTCAACGTGGCAGGCGCTCATGCGGATGGTCTGATTGGAGAAGATCACGATCCGGAAACGCATCTGATCCCAATCGTTCTGCAAGTGGCTTTGGGGCAAAGGGATTCGATTTCGATCTTTGGTGATGATTACCCGACGGAAGACGGGACCTGCATCCGCGATTATATCCATGTAATGGATTTGGCCAATGCTCATTGGCTCGCGTTGAAGAGGTTGCGGGAAGCGGGGGAAAGCGGCATCTATAATTTGGGGAACGGAACCGGTTTTTCGGTGAAACAGGTGATTGAAACAGCGCGAGAAGTAACCGGTCATCCGATTCCTGCGCGCATCGCACCGCGTCGTGCGGGGGATCCTGCCGTTTTGATCGCCTCGTATGACAAGGCGCAAAACGAGTTGGGGTGGGTTCAAAGATACGACAGCTTGGAGGAAATCATTCGTACAGCGTGGAACTGGCACAAGAAAAACCCAAAGGGCTATAAAAGTTAA